A single window of Ischnura elegans chromosome 8, ioIscEleg1.1, whole genome shotgun sequence DNA harbors:
- the LOC124164243 gene encoding cilia- and flagella-associated protein 251-like codes for MSENKVETKKDVTMEVTPKEPAETVNNQESKTPVKGDTVNQEEEKPEDGKRNRRASSKRAAAILRIQESEGILKDDGEMEGRRRTRSSTRGVPPTPPPVKRERRSTASSGTPGTGGRGGSRRGRPKKDTAKNDEGAGEDGINENKESGGGTEEEEGAEDEVPKKEEKKEEEKMDVDKVAESAEASEPKESSDHKVEEKKPEDNSLEKPKSDVKEEKTPEAQPVANETSPKKEEVVSKEKEDGIEDEKVSDVKKAEEPSHPPAPKVDEPVAKSAATDIVSKPLAPTAIAVTENAKDGVTTAAADKVATVVADGDGEKKSE; via the exons ATGTCGGAAAATAAGGTCGAAACGAAGAAGGATGTCACCATGGAGGTGACGCCTAAG GAACCGGCCGAGACGGTAAATAACCAAGAATCCAAAACTCCAGTAAAGGGAGACACCGTTAACCAG GAAGAAGAAAAACCAGAAGATGGAAAGAGGAATCGTAGAGCGTCGTCGAAAAGAGCAGCAGCCATACTCAGAATCCAAGAAAGCGAAGGAATTTTGAAG GATGATGGAGAAATGGAAGGTAGAAGAAGAACACGATCATCGACTAGAGGAGTTCCGCCTACGCCTCCACCGGTGAAGAGAGAACGTAGGTCTACCGCTAGCAGTGGAACACCAGGAACAGGTGGCCGAG GAGGTTCAAGGAGAGGACGCCCGAAGAAGGACACTGCCAAGAATGATGAAGGGGCTGGGGAAGACGGGATCAACGAAAATAAGGAAAGTGGTGGGGGCACTGAGGAAGAAGAGGGAGCTGAAGATGAAGTGCCCaagaaggaggagaagaaagaagaggagaagaTGGATGTAGATAAGGTGGCAGAGTCTGCTGAGGCGTCCGAACCCAAGGAATCGAGCGATCACAAAGTAGAAGAGAAGAAACCTGAGGACAATTCTTTGGAG AAACCAAAAtcggatgtgaaagaggagaagacCCCAGAAGCTCAACCTGTTGCAAATGAAACCTCACCAAAGAAGGAGGAGGTGGTGAGCAAGGAGAAAGAAGATGGAATTGAGGATGAAAAGGTTTCTGATGTTAAAAAGGCAGAAGAACCATCCCATCCACCTGCACCTAAGGTTGATGAGCCAGTTGCCAAGTCTGCTGCGACAGACATTGTTTCCAAGCCTCTGGCCCCTACAGCAATAGCAGTCACTGAAAACGCGAAGGACGGAGTGACAACAGCTGCAGCAGACAAGGTAGCAACTGTTGTGGCTGATGGAGACGGCGAGAAGAAGTCTGAGTAA